In one Oikeobacillus pervagus genomic region, the following are encoded:
- a CDS encoding FAD-linked oxidase C-terminal domain-containing protein, whose product MPMSTDICVPISKLPEAITNTRKLADQYKIDAAIFGHVGDGNDHSILPMDVDDQKEMEKVQQLHDEMVHFALAHDGTCTGEHGIGIGKRKYLYKEHLTSIPMMKAIKHSFDPNGS is encoded by the coding sequence ATGCCAATGTCTACAGATATTTGTGTCCCCATTTCAAAATTGCCTGAAGCTATAACCAATACTAGAAAACTAGCAGATCAGTATAAAATTGATGCGGCCATTTTTGGTCATGTTGGCGATGGAAATGATCATAGTATCCTGCCGATGGATGTAGATGACCAGAAAGAAATGGAAAAAGTTCAACAACTACATGATGAAATGGTCCATTTTGCTTTAGCACATGACGGGACTTGTACAGGGGAGCATGGAATCGGTATTGGAAAGAGAAAGTATTTATATAAAGAACACCTAACAAGCATCCCAATGATGAAAGCTAT